A genome region from Flavobacterium sp. CFS9 includes the following:
- a CDS encoding Crp/Fnr family transcriptional regulator encodes MQSIRDNFERMVKLSDAEWNIFSSKLIREEFPKKNPILKAGTIENYLSFVEKGLVRYYIPGEDHDRTFTFVFDGEFTSGYDSFITRLPVTYTIETLAETVLWRISYEDLQDIYAETKIGNTIGRFASEGLFLKKTKRELSLLNESAEQRYLNLFTEQPQLIQRIPQKYLASYIGITPQALSRIRKRIY; translated from the coding sequence ATGCAATCGATAAGAGACAATTTTGAACGAATGGTAAAACTTTCAGATGCCGAATGGAATATTTTTTCATCTAAGCTCATTCGGGAAGAATTTCCAAAGAAAAATCCAATACTGAAAGCGGGTACCATCGAAAATTATCTTTCATTTGTCGAAAAGGGATTGGTAAGATATTACATTCCCGGTGAGGATCACGACCGTACTTTTACGTTTGTATTCGATGGTGAATTCACCAGTGGTTACGATTCGTTTATCACAAGACTACCGGTCACTTATACGATTGAAACCCTCGCAGAAACTGTTCTTTGGCGCATATCTTACGAAGATCTTCAGGACATTTATGCCGAAACTAAGATTGGCAATACCATCGGACGCTTTGCCAGTGAAGGATTATTTCTTAAAAAAACCAAAAGAGAGCTTTCATTGCTGAACGAATCTGCCGAACAGCGTTATCTGAATCTGTTTACAGAACAGCCTCAACTTATACAACGGATTCCTCAAAAATATCTTGCCTCTTATATTGGTATCACTCCGCAAGCTTTGAGCAGAATCAGAAAACGTATTTATTAA
- a CDS encoding Rrf2 family transcriptional regulator, which translates to MISGKFAITIHILTLLTKFPNDFLSSEFIAGSINLNPVLVRKEIANLKAHHVVESKEGKNGGTRLAVDPSKITLKEIFEMTFETINLGYAKNQPNPDCPVGKKINQNLSSLYAEMNQKVSLQLDGVSLEDFSNQF; encoded by the coding sequence ATGATTTCAGGTAAGTTTGCCATAACGATTCACATTTTAACTTTGCTCACTAAATTCCCGAACGATTTTTTGTCGTCGGAATTTATTGCAGGAAGTATCAATCTGAATCCGGTTTTGGTGCGAAAAGAAATTGCCAATTTAAAAGCACATCATGTTGTTGAAAGTAAAGAAGGTAAAAACGGCGGTACAAGACTGGCGGTTGATCCCTCGAAAATTACATTGAAAGAAATATTTGAAATGACTTTTGAAACGATCAATCTGGGTTATGCCAAAAATCAGCCTAATCCGGATTGTCCGGTTGGAAAAAAGATCAATCAAAATTTGAGCTCTTTGTATGCTGAAATGAATCAAAAAGTTAGTTTACAATTAGATGGAGTCTCATTGGAAGATTTTTCTAATCAATTCTAA
- a CDS encoding NAD(P)-dependent oxidoreductase, which translates to MKIAIIGATGFVGTAILNELANRNHDLTAIARNPKNTSTATWKSADIFNEEALSEILKGNDIVINAYNPGWTNPNIYDDFIAGSKAIQEAVKKSGVKRFITIGGAGSLFVAPGLQAVDTPDFPKEYHAGATAARDYLNILKEEKELDWAFFSPAFEMHQGITTGRTGKYRLGLENPVFNEEQRSILSVEDLAVVIADEAETPKHHQVRFTAAY; encoded by the coding sequence ATGAAAATCGCAATTATTGGAGCAACCGGATTTGTAGGTACCGCAATCTTAAATGAACTGGCTAACAGAAATCATGACCTTACGGCTATTGCCAGAAACCCAAAGAATACTTCTACTGCAACGTGGAAAAGTGCAGACATTTTTAATGAAGAAGCTTTGTCTGAAATTTTGAAAGGAAATGACATCGTTATCAATGCTTACAATCCGGGATGGACCAATCCAAATATCTATGATGATTTTATTGCCGGATCAAAAGCCATTCAGGAAGCGGTGAAAAAATCGGGAGTAAAACGTTTTATTACTATTGGAGGAGCAGGAAGTTTGTTTGTAGCTCCGGGACTGCAAGCGGTTGACACACCTGATTTCCCAAAAGAATACCATGCAGGAGCCACAGCAGCAAGAGATTATCTGAATATTTTAAAAGAAGAAAAAGAACTCGATTGGGCTTTCTTTAGTCCTGCTTTTGAAATGCACCAAGGAATCACCACCGGAAGAACCGGAAAATACCGTTTAGGTTTAGAAAATCCGGTTTTTAATGAAGAGCAGAGAAGTATCCTTTCAGTAGAAGATTTAGCAGTAGTTATCGCTGATGAAGCTGAAACTCCAAAACATCATCAGGTGAGGTTTACGGCGGCATATTAA
- the meaB gene encoding methylmalonyl Co-A mutase-associated GTPase MeaB yields the protein MSGSKKRSSSLHEKAGISPPEITNVSAIQQIKKNRRQQPSSTELIDGILSGNITALSRAITLVESTNPEHTAKANEVIQGCLPHANQSIRIGITGVPGVGKSTFIESFGSYLTQLGKKVAVLAVDPSSSISHGSILGDKTRMEELVKDENAFIRPSASGDTLGGVARKTRESIILCEAAGFDTIVIETVGVGQSETAVHSMVDFFLLLKISGAGDELQGIKRGIMEMADAIVINKADGDNIKKANQAKLEFNRALHLFPPKKSNWQPKVTTCSAITKEGISEIWNTISDYTETTSTTGFFQERRKEQNQFWMMETIDEHLKSNFYNHPEIIQQLVQIKKAVQNNEISPFAAAQFLLNEYKNCL from the coding sequence TTGTCAGGTTCAAAAAAACGATCAAGCAGTTTACACGAAAAAGCCGGAATTTCTCCTCCAGAAATCACCAATGTTTCTGCTATTCAGCAAATTAAAAAAAACAGAAGACAACAACCTTCTTCAACGGAGTTAATTGATGGCATACTATCCGGAAACATTACGGCTCTGAGTCGTGCTATCACACTGGTTGAAAGTACCAATCCGGAACATACCGCAAAAGCAAACGAGGTTATACAAGGTTGTCTGCCACATGCCAATCAATCGATCCGAATTGGAATCACGGGAGTTCCCGGTGTTGGAAAAAGTACTTTTATTGAAAGTTTTGGCAGTTACCTGACTCAATTGGGTAAAAAAGTTGCAGTTCTGGCAGTTGATCCCAGCAGTTCTATTTCACATGGTAGTATTTTAGGTGATAAAACCCGCATGGAAGAATTGGTAAAAGACGAAAATGCTTTTATCAGACCTAGCGCATCGGGAGATACTTTGGGTGGTGTAGCACGTAAAACACGAGAATCAATTATTTTATGCGAAGCCGCAGGTTTTGACACGATTGTTATAGAAACAGTTGGCGTAGGACAAAGTGAAACCGCTGTTCACAGTATGGTTGACTTTTTCTTACTACTGAAAATTTCAGGTGCGGGCGACGAGCTTCAGGGTATCAAACGCGGAATCATGGAAATGGCAGATGCTATAGTAATCAACAAAGCGGACGGCGATAACATCAAAAAAGCCAATCAGGCCAAACTGGAATTCAACAGAGCTCTGCATTTATTCCCTCCCAAAAAATCAAACTGGCAGCCAAAAGTTACTACCTGCAGTGCTATTACCAAAGAAGGCATCTCAGAAATCTGGAATACTATTTCAGATTATACGGAAACAACCTCTACAACTGGTTTCTTTCAGGAAAGACGAAAAGAACAAAACCAATTCTGGATGATGGAAACCATTGATGAACATTTGAAATCAAACTTTTACAATCATCCTGAGATTATTCAGCAATTGGTACAAATCAAAAAAGCGGTGCAAAACAATGAAATATCACCTTTTGCAGCCGCTCAGTTCTTATTAAATGAATATAAAAATTGCCTTTAA
- a CDS encoding LTA synthase family protein, translating into MKKLSFLKPIINFIAVGLLITTLSRLFLFFIFKDRVTETPNFWYIFPIGLRMDLILLCYMSFLPAVLITFLPDKALKFTNKFLVIYSFLLLFLILFVELATPDFVKQYDTRPNKIFLDYLIYPKEVVGMLLKSYLTSIIVTFLILGVVLYFAFKKGKKYFYTSSADYKFKLMVFPLLAFLLFFGARSSLTSKRPINASNAVFSTDQLTNTLGLNSFYTVAFAAYSIKNEGNTKMYGKMEEAEAIARVKKYMIAGPRDFTDAEIPFLHVQQPDTLLKKPYNLVIFLQESLGAEYVGILGGKPLTPEFDKLSKEGLLFTNLYCTGTRSVRGIEAVVTGFLPSPSESVVKLGNSQQGFFTLADALKQKGYETSFIYGGMANFDNMASFFNGNGFQDIVDQEDFESDGNKYAFKGTWGYSDEDLVTKANNYFKAKGDKPFFSLMFSTSNHEPFEYPAGRIKPYDAKPATVNNAMKYADFSIGKFFEMAKKEPYFKNTIFIVIADHNTRTYGKNLVPINKFHIPALIMGPGVKKGTVYSKLASQIDIPPTLLSYLGLPFETPMVGRNLNQLDPKTQGRSIMQFNDINAFRVENQVVIMQPNLKPLQFEIKNDTTLVPVKLNEELAKDALAHVITAGNLYKENKYKLRNTKK; encoded by the coding sequence ATGAAAAAATTAAGTTTTTTAAAACCTATCATCAACTTCATTGCAGTCGGATTGTTGATTACCACTTTAAGCCGATTGTTTTTGTTTTTTATTTTTAAAGACAGAGTAACGGAAACACCAAATTTCTGGTACATTTTTCCAATCGGACTTCGAATGGATTTGATTTTACTTTGTTATATGTCTTTCCTGCCGGCAGTTTTAATTACTTTTTTGCCTGATAAAGCATTGAAGTTTACCAATAAATTCCTTGTAATTTATAGTTTTTTATTGCTGTTTCTGATTCTGTTTGTAGAGTTGGCAACGCCCGATTTCGTAAAACAATACGACACCCGCCCCAATAAAATTTTCTTAGACTATCTGATTTATCCAAAAGAGGTAGTCGGAATGCTGCTTAAAAGCTATCTGACTTCAATCATCGTGACTTTTTTGATCTTAGGAGTAGTCTTGTATTTTGCTTTCAAAAAAGGAAAAAAATACTTCTACACGAGCAGTGCTGACTATAAATTTAAACTAATGGTTTTTCCATTATTGGCTTTTTTATTGTTTTTTGGAGCACGTTCAAGTCTTACCTCAAAACGTCCGATCAATGCCAGTAATGCTGTTTTCTCAACAGATCAGTTGACCAATACTTTGGGATTGAATTCTTTTTATACTGTTGCTTTTGCGGCATATTCTATTAAAAATGAAGGAAACACCAAGATGTACGGTAAAATGGAAGAAGCCGAGGCTATCGCCCGTGTTAAAAAATACATGATCGCAGGACCTCGTGATTTTACAGATGCCGAAATTCCGTTTCTGCATGTACAGCAGCCGGACACACTTTTGAAGAAACCTTATAATTTAGTTATTTTTCTGCAGGAGAGTTTAGGAGCAGAGTATGTTGGAATTTTAGGAGGAAAGCCTTTAACGCCTGAATTTGATAAGTTATCAAAAGAAGGTTTATTGTTTACCAACTTGTATTGCACAGGAACCCGAAGCGTACGTGGAATTGAAGCTGTAGTAACCGGATTTTTACCTTCACCTTCAGAAAGTGTTGTGAAATTAGGAAACTCCCAGCAAGGATTTTTTACACTGGCTGATGCTTTAAAACAAAAAGGATATGAAACCAGTTTTATTTACGGCGGAATGGCGAATTTCGACAATATGGCTTCCTTTTTTAATGGAAATGGATTTCAGGACATCGTAGATCAGGAAGATTTTGAATCAGACGGAAACAAATATGCTTTTAAAGGAACCTGGGGATATTCAGATGAAGATTTGGTAACCAAAGCCAATAATTATTTCAAAGCAAAAGGGGATAAGCCATTCTTTTCTTTGATGTTTTCGACTTCCAATCATGAGCCTTTCGAGTATCCTGCGGGACGTATCAAACCTTACGATGCCAAACCGGCTACGGTAAACAATGCTATGAAATATGCCGATTTCTCGATTGGTAAATTTTTCGAAATGGCTAAAAAAGAGCCTTATTTCAAGAACACCATTTTTATCGTAATCGCGGATCACAATACCAGAACCTACGGTAAAAATTTAGTACCAATTAATAAGTTTCATATTCCGGCATTAATTATGGGACCAGGAGTTAAAAAAGGAACTGTTTACAGTAAATTGGCAAGCCAGATTGATATTCCGCCAACTTTGTTGAGCTATTTGGGATTACCGTTTGAAACTCCGATGGTAGGAAGAAATCTAAACCAATTAGATCCAAAAACGCAAGGAAGATCGATTATGCAGTTTAATGATATCAATGCTTTTAGAGTCGAAAATCAGGTCGTAATTATGCAGCCTAATTTGAAACCGTTACAGTTTGAAATCAAAAACGACACCACTTTAGTTCCTGTTAAATTAAACGAAGAACTGGCAAAAGATGCTTTGGCACATGTGATTACAGCAGGAAATTTATATAAAGAAAATAAATATAAACTTAGGAATACAAAAAAATAA